Proteins found in one Aquibium microcysteis genomic segment:
- a CDS encoding TRAP transporter large permease: MSNLEIGIWSFPVLLILIFLRLPIGLAMLLCGMVGTWLVTGNWNPILAKLKAETYSTFSSHSLSIIPLFLLMGQFAGLGGMSQSLFRAANSWLGHRKGGVAMAAIGACAGFGAICGSSLATAATMAQVALPELRRYGYSGALATGTLAAGGTLGILIPPSIVLVIYAILAEQNIAKLFLAAFVPGILAAIGYMIAISIYVRLYPESAGDSPRQPYRERFKAMFDVWPVLLVFFLVVGGIYFGWFTPTEAAAIGAAGTGLIALINGGLTRKTFVDSVLATAVATAMIFFIVFGASIYNGFLALSQVPQQIAAIIVESGFNPWAVLVTILLLYLVLGCVMDSLSMILLTIPIFFPIVSALDYGLGPEEFAIWFGIIVLIVVEVGLITPPVGMNLFVINSMAKDTPISATYRGVTPFVISDLVRTVMLVLFPAISLFLLRWLY, encoded by the coding sequence TTGAGCAATCTCGAAATCGGGATCTGGTCTTTTCCGGTCCTCCTCATCCTCATCTTCCTGCGGCTGCCGATCGGTCTGGCCATGCTGCTGTGCGGCATGGTGGGGACGTGGCTCGTCACCGGCAACTGGAACCCGATCCTGGCGAAGCTGAAGGCCGAGACCTATTCGACCTTCTCCAGCCACTCGCTCTCGATCATTCCGCTGTTCCTGCTGATGGGGCAGTTCGCGGGGCTCGGCGGCATGTCGCAGTCGCTGTTCAGGGCCGCCAATTCATGGCTCGGCCATCGCAAGGGCGGCGTCGCCATGGCGGCGATCGGCGCCTGCGCCGGCTTCGGCGCGATCTGCGGCTCCTCGCTGGCCACCGCTGCAACCATGGCGCAGGTGGCGCTGCCGGAGTTGCGCCGCTACGGCTATTCGGGCGCGCTGGCGACCGGCACGCTGGCGGCCGGCGGAACGCTGGGCATCCTGATCCCGCCGTCGATCGTGCTGGTGATCTACGCCATCCTGGCCGAGCAGAACATCGCCAAGCTGTTCCTGGCGGCTTTCGTTCCAGGCATCCTGGCGGCCATCGGCTACATGATCGCGATCTCGATCTACGTCCGGCTCTATCCGGAGTCGGCCGGCGACAGTCCGCGCCAGCCCTATCGCGAACGCTTCAAGGCGATGTTCGACGTGTGGCCGGTGCTGCTGGTCTTCTTTCTCGTCGTCGGCGGCATCTATTTCGGCTGGTTCACGCCGACCGAGGCCGCGGCCATCGGCGCGGCCGGCACCGGGCTGATCGCCCTGATCAATGGCGGCCTCACCCGAAAGACCTTCGTCGATTCGGTGCTGGCGACGGCGGTGGCGACCGCAATGATCTTCTTCATCGTCTTCGGTGCCTCGATCTACAACGGCTTCCTCGCCCTCTCGCAGGTGCCGCAGCAGATCGCCGCCATCATCGTGGAATCCGGCTTCAATCCCTGGGCCGTGCTGGTGACGATCCTTCTGCTCTATCTGGTGCTCGGCTGCGTGATGGACTCGCTGTCGATGATCCTGCTCACCATCCCGATCTTCTTCCCGATCGTCTCTGCGCTCGACTATGGCCTCGGCCCTGAGGAGTTCGCCATCTGGTTCGGCATCATCGTGCTGATCGTCGTGGAGGTCGGGCTGATCACTCCACCCGTGGGCATGAACCTCTTCGTCATCAACTCGATGGCGAAGGACACGCCGATCTCGGCCACCTATCGCGGCGTGACGCCCTTCGTCATCAGCGATCTGGTGCGCACGGTGATGCTGGTGCTGTTCCCGGCGATCTCGCTGTTCCTGCTGCGGTGGCTCTACTAG
- a CDS encoding TRAP transporter small permease, with protein MAVSRFIHGLARLMAILGGIVLGLITIMTVISITGRAIVTIAFIFPGSVFHYLPFFDGIQLWLQWLVAQEWNAFGATFKVGAVPGDFELVEAGTAFAVFAFLPWCQLNRGHATVDLFTSYLPASANRWIDLLAETLMTIVFIVLAWRLWVGMMDKIRYGETTFILQYPVWWGFASAMVGAVVCVIVSFYMTGVRVREVATGRSSFAPTHGGMH; from the coding sequence GTGGCCGTTTCGAGGTTCATCCATGGGCTGGCGCGCCTGATGGCGATCCTGGGAGGGATCGTGCTCGGCCTGATCACGATCATGACGGTGATCAGCATCACCGGCCGGGCCATCGTCACGATCGCCTTCATCTTTCCCGGCTCGGTCTTCCACTATCTGCCGTTCTTCGACGGCATCCAGCTCTGGCTGCAGTGGCTGGTGGCGCAGGAGTGGAACGCCTTCGGAGCGACCTTCAAGGTCGGGGCCGTCCCGGGCGATTTCGAACTGGTCGAGGCGGGCACGGCCTTCGCCGTCTTCGCTTTCCTGCCCTGGTGCCAGCTCAACCGGGGCCATGCCACGGTGGACCTCTTCACCAGCTACCTGCCCGCGAGCGCGAACCGCTGGATCGACCTGCTGGCTGAAACGCTGATGACGATCGTCTTCATCGTGCTGGCCTGGCGGCTCTGGGTCGGGATGATGGACAAGATCCGCTACGGGGAAACCACCTTCATCCTGCAGTACCCGGTGTGGTGGGGCTTCGCGTCGGCGATGGTCGGCGCGGTGGTGTGCGTGATCGTCTCCTTCTACATGACCGGCGTTCGCGTGCGTGAAGTCGCCACCGGCCGCTCCAGTTTCGCGCCGACGCATGGGGGCATGCATTGA
- a CDS encoding TRAP transporter substrate-binding protein yields the protein MKAFTWKSLALAGAVAAASWVSTGASFAQEVTLKLHQFLPAQANVPKLVLDVWADKIEADSGGRIKVERYPSMQLGGTPPQLIDQAIDGTVDVVWTVVGYTPGRFPRVEVFELPFMMTNADATSRAYWDLFEKEMKDTDFKDVHIVGTWVHGPGVIHSKTPVAKLEDMKGLKLRAPTRIITGLLGELGATAVGLPVPAVTEALSKGVIDGAVIPWEVTTALKVPELVNNHTEFGGDHALYSTAFVLAMNKDRYESLPDDLKKVIDDNSGREFSAFAGSTQAGADGPARQIAVDRKNNIITLDAAEVARWQAAAQPVYDKWVEEVKAKGVDGQALIDEARALIDKYTKAQ from the coding sequence TTGAAGGCATTCACTTGGAAGTCGCTGGCGCTCGCCGGCGCAGTCGCCGCCGCATCCTGGGTGTCGACGGGGGCGAGCTTCGCCCAGGAGGTAACCCTCAAGCTGCACCAGTTCCTGCCCGCGCAGGCCAACGTCCCGAAGCTCGTGCTCGACGTCTGGGCCGACAAGATCGAGGCGGATTCGGGCGGCCGCATCAAGGTCGAGCGCTATCCCTCGATGCAGCTCGGCGGCACGCCGCCTCAGCTCATCGACCAGGCGATCGACGGCACGGTCGACGTCGTCTGGACGGTGGTCGGCTACACGCCGGGCCGCTTCCCGCGCGTCGAGGTGTTCGAGCTGCCCTTCATGATGACGAATGCCGACGCGACCTCGCGCGCGTATTGGGATCTGTTCGAGAAGGAGATGAAGGACACCGACTTCAAGGACGTCCACATCGTCGGCACCTGGGTGCACGGCCCGGGCGTCATCCACAGCAAGACGCCGGTGGCCAAGCTCGAGGACATGAAGGGCCTCAAGCTGCGCGCGCCGACCCGCATCATCACCGGACTGCTCGGCGAGCTCGGCGCCACCGCCGTCGGCCTGCCGGTCCCGGCCGTGACGGAGGCCCTGTCGAAGGGCGTGATCGACGGTGCCGTCATTCCCTGGGAAGTGACGACCGCTCTCAAGGTGCCGGAGCTCGTCAACAACCACACCGAGTTCGGCGGCGACCATGCACTCTACTCGACGGCCTTCGTGCTGGCGATGAACAAGGACCGCTACGAGAGCCTGCCCGACGACCTGAAGAAGGTGATCGACGACAATTCCGGCCGGGAGTTCTCGGCCTTCGCCGGCAGCACGCAGGCCGGCGCCGACGGGCCGGCCCGCCAGATCGCGGTCGACCGCAAGAACAACATCATCACCCTCGATGCAGCGGAAGTCGCCCGCTGGCAGGCAGCCGCCCAGCCGGTCTATGACAAGTGGGTCGAAGAGGTGAAGGCCAAGGGAGTCGACGGTCAGGCGCTGATCGACGAGGCCCGCGCCCTGATCGACAAGTATACGAAGGCCCAGTAA
- a CDS encoding Lrp/AsnC family transcriptional regulator — protein sequence MNGLDGFDRKIVALLQMDARLTNGELGERVNLSASQCSRRRQRLEEDGYIRGYRAVLDREKMGFPLVNIISVTLATHNRDNARRFADLLARLPEVQEAHALTGEMDYVLKVVTPDLKSLSEFVNGVLLPHESVQHVKTAIVLETLKEGGGLPV from the coding sequence ATGAACGGACTCGACGGTTTTGACCGCAAGATCGTGGCGCTGCTCCAGATGGATGCGCGGCTGACGAATGGGGAGCTGGGCGAGCGGGTGAACCTCTCGGCGTCGCAGTGTTCGCGCCGGCGCCAGAGGCTCGAAGAGGACGGCTACATCCGCGGCTATCGGGCCGTGCTCGACCGCGAGAAGATGGGCTTTCCACTGGTCAACATCATCTCGGTCACCCTCGCCACGCACAACCGCGACAACGCGCGGCGCTTCGCCGACCTGCTCGCCCGCCTTCCCGAGGTGCAGGAGGCGCATGCACTCACCGGGGAAATGGACTACGTGCTCAAGGTCGTGACGCCGGATCTGAAGTCGCTGTCGGAGTTCGTGAACGGGGTGCTTCTGCCGCATGAATCGGTGCAGCACGTGAAGACGGCGATCGTCCTGGAAACGCTGAAGGAGGGCGGCGGACTGCCGGTCTGA
- the hppD gene encoding 4-hydroxyphenylpyruvate dioxygenase gives MGPFPHDAPPATITEANPAGTDGFEFVEFAHPEPAKLAELFARMGYVAVAKHRTKDVTVWRQGDINYVVNAEPGSHAMRFVEDHGPCAPSMAWRVVDARKAFEHAVSRGATPYTGSDKALDVPAIVGIGGSLLYFVDRYGNRGSAYDAEFEWLGARDPKPAGVGFYYLDHLTHNVYRGNMDKWWAFYRELFGFTQIHYFDIDGRITGLVSRAITSPCGKIRIPLNESKDDTSQIEEYLKKYKGEGIQHIAVGTDGIYDATDRLAANGLKFMPGPPDAYYDLSHDRVQGHDEPIERMKTHGILIDGEGVVNGGMTRILLQIFSKTVIGPIFFEFIQRKGDEGFGEGNFRALFESIEEDQIRRGIISAQAAE, from the coding sequence ATGGGTCCCTTCCCGCACGACGCGCCGCCCGCCACGATCACGGAAGCGAATCCCGCCGGCACCGACGGCTTCGAGTTCGTCGAGTTCGCCCATCCGGAGCCCGCGAAGCTCGCCGAACTGTTCGCCCGCATGGGCTACGTGGCGGTGGCGAAGCACCGCACGAAGGACGTGACCGTCTGGCGCCAGGGCGACATCAACTATGTCGTCAATGCGGAGCCGGGTTCGCATGCGATGCGGTTCGTCGAGGACCATGGACCCTGCGCGCCCTCGATGGCATGGCGCGTCGTCGATGCGCGGAAGGCCTTCGAGCATGCGGTCTCGAGGGGCGCCACCCCGTATACGGGCAGCGACAAGGCGCTCGACGTCCCGGCCATCGTCGGCATCGGCGGCTCGCTGCTCTATTTCGTCGACCGCTACGGCAACAGGGGCTCGGCCTACGACGCGGAGTTCGAGTGGCTCGGGGCGCGTGACCCGAAGCCCGCCGGAGTCGGATTCTACTATCTCGACCACCTCACCCACAACGTCTACCGCGGCAACATGGACAAGTGGTGGGCCTTCTATCGCGAGCTCTTCGGCTTCACGCAGATCCACTATTTCGACATCGACGGCCGCATCACCGGCCTCGTCAGCCGCGCCATCACCTCGCCCTGCGGCAAGATCCGCATCCCGCTCAACGAGTCCAAGGACGACACCAGCCAGATCGAGGAGTACCTCAAGAAATACAAGGGCGAAGGCATCCAGCACATCGCCGTCGGCACCGACGGCATCTATGACGCGACCGATCGGCTGGCGGCCAACGGGCTGAAATTCATGCCCGGTCCGCCGGATGCCTATTACGACCTTTCGCACGACCGCGTGCAGGGCCACGACGAACCCATCGAGCGGATGAAGACGCACGGCATCCTGATCGATGGCGAAGGCGTGGTGAACGGCGGCATGACCAGGATCCTGCTGCAGATCTTCTCCAAGACCGTGATCGGCCCGATCTTCTTCGAATTCATCCAGCGCAAGGGCGACGAGGGCTTCGGCGAGGGTAATTTCCGCGCCCTGTTCGAGTCGATCGAGGAAGACCAGATCCGCCGCGGCATCATCAGCGCGCAAGCCGCGGAATAG
- a CDS encoding BrnA antitoxin family protein, which translates to MTPRKLQAEFKPGRGYSREDWDAVSDNPEWTEEDFARARPFADVFPELAASIRRGRPPVENPKKQVTLRLDADVVERFRAGGPGWQSRMNEALRKAAGLAD; encoded by the coding sequence ATGACGCCTCGTAAGCTTCAGGCGGAGTTCAAGCCCGGACGCGGCTACAGCCGCGAGGATTGGGACGCGGTCTCCGACAACCCCGAATGGACCGAGGAGGATTTCGCCCGGGCGCGGCCGTTCGCGGATGTGTTCCCCGAACTCGCCGCCAGCATCCGGCGCGGGCGGCCGCCGGTGGAGAACCCCAAGAAGCAAGTGACGCTGCGGCTCGATGCGGACGTCGTCGAGCGCTTCCGGGCCGGCGGGCCGGGGTGGCAGAGCCGCATGAACGAGGCACTGCGCAAGGCGGCCGGCCTCGCGGATTGA
- a CDS encoding BrnT family toxin — protein sequence MRILWDEPKRLANIDKHGLDFSALTEDFFASAVIRVARGERYLAVGELSSFFVAVVFRPLGAEALSVISMRPANRKETPPYDAS from the coding sequence ATGCGGATCCTGTGGGACGAACCGAAGCGACTGGCGAACATCGACAAGCATGGCCTCGACTTCTCCGCCCTGACCGAGGACTTCTTCGCGTCGGCGGTGATCCGGGTCGCGCGGGGCGAACGCTATCTCGCGGTCGGGGAACTGAGCAGTTTCTTCGTCGCGGTCGTGTTCCGGCCGCTTGGAGCGGAAGCCCTTTCCGTGATCAGCATGCGGCCGGCCAACAGGAAGGAGACACCGCCATATGACGCCTCGTAA
- a CDS encoding DinB family protein translates to MARNNRWSDDRPCRAVLSLQPGEFEAPRTSVFPAIAETLNHMLVVDQLHAMLAKPPRLDQFPLDFDRPVRRAEMVRPGMAERGG, encoded by the coding sequence ATGGCGCGGAACAACCGCTGGTCCGACGACCGGCCGTGCCGGGCCGTTCTCTCGCTACAACCCGGCGAATTCGAAGCGCCTCGGACGAGCGTCTTCCCGGCGATCGCGGAGACGCTCAACCACATGCTGGTGGTGGACCAGCTGCATGCAATGCTGGCGAAGCCGCCGCGCCTCGACCAATTCCCGCTCGACTTCGACAGGCCTGTCCGCCGTGCCGAGATGGTGCGGCCGGGGATGGCCGAGAGGGGCGGCTGA
- a CDS encoding fumarylacetoacetate hydrolase family protein, with protein MKLATLKNGRRDGRVVVVSRDLTRCTDASFLVPTLQAALDDWTRIAPHLEALAESLEHGAVPSERFHEHDALSPLPRAYQWADGSAYVNHVELVRKARNAEMPETFWTDPLMYQGGSDAFLAPRDPIRMADEAFGIDMEGEVAVVVDDVPMGATRDEAAAAIRLVMLVNDVSLRGLIPAELAKGFGFFQSKPSSAFSPVAVTPDELGAAWDGGKIHLPLCVDLNGKPFGRANAGIDMTFDFPTLVAHAAKTRPLGAGAIIGSGTVSNKLEGGPGKPVAQGGAGFSCIAEIRTIETIETGRPVTPFMRFGDVVRIEMKDASGHSIFGAIEQTVEKYEH; from the coding sequence GTGAAACTCGCGACATTGAAGAACGGCAGGCGCGACGGACGGGTGGTCGTCGTGTCCAGGGACCTGACCCGCTGTACGGACGCCTCGTTCCTGGTGCCGACGCTTCAGGCCGCGCTGGACGACTGGACGCGAATCGCGCCGCATCTGGAAGCGCTCGCCGAGAGCCTGGAGCATGGCGCGGTGCCTTCGGAGCGATTCCACGAGCACGACGCGCTGTCGCCGCTGCCGCGCGCCTACCAGTGGGCGGATGGCTCGGCCTACGTCAACCACGTCGAGCTCGTGCGCAAGGCGCGCAACGCGGAGATGCCCGAGACGTTCTGGACCGACCCGCTGATGTACCAGGGCGGCTCCGACGCGTTCCTGGCGCCGCGCGATCCGATCCGGATGGCCGACGAGGCCTTCGGCATCGACATGGAAGGGGAAGTGGCGGTCGTGGTCGACGACGTGCCGATGGGGGCGACGCGCGATGAAGCCGCTGCCGCCATCCGGCTGGTCATGCTGGTCAACGACGTCTCGCTGCGCGGGCTGATCCCGGCCGAACTCGCCAAGGGCTTCGGCTTCTTCCAGTCGAAGCCGTCCTCGGCCTTCTCGCCGGTGGCCGTCACGCCGGACGAACTCGGCGCGGCCTGGGACGGCGGCAAGATCCATCTGCCGCTCTGCGTCGATCTCAACGGCAAGCCTTTCGGCCGCGCCAATGCCGGCATCGACATGACGTTCGATTTCCCGACGCTGGTCGCGCATGCCGCCAAGACGCGGCCGCTCGGCGCAGGCGCCATCATCGGCTCGGGCACCGTGTCGAACAAGCTCGAAGGCGGTCCGGGCAAGCCGGTGGCGCAAGGCGGGGCGGGCTTTTCGTGCATTGCGGAAATCCGCACGATCGAGACGATCGAGACCGGCAGGCCGGTCACCCCCTTCATGCGTTTCGGCGACGTGGTCCGCATCGAGATGAAGGATGCGTCGGGCCATTCGATCTTCGGCGCGATCGAGCAGACGGTGGAGAAGTACGAGCACTGA
- a CDS encoding MarR family winged helix-turn-helix transcriptional regulator produces MEHGAVEAASLELENFLPYRLNRLAEAVSRDFQTIYRTRYGLTRPEWRLLASLGQHGTMTATEVGRDSAMHKTKVSRAVTALEERRWLKRETDPDDRRVERLALTPAGERAYAEIVPLARRFESDLLTMLAPAEREALSVGLAAIERRFGGR; encoded by the coding sequence ATGGAGCATGGCGCCGTCGAAGCGGCAAGTCTGGAGTTGGAGAATTTCCTCCCCTACCGCCTCAACCGGCTGGCGGAGGCGGTGAGCCGCGACTTCCAGACCATCTACCGGACGCGCTACGGTCTCACCCGGCCGGAATGGCGGCTGCTCGCCTCGCTCGGCCAGCACGGCACGATGACGGCGACCGAAGTCGGCCGCGACTCCGCCATGCACAAGACCAAGGTGAGCCGGGCCGTGACGGCGCTCGAGGAGCGACGCTGGCTGAAGCGGGAGACCGATCCCGACGACCGCCGCGTGGAACGGCTGGCACTGACGCCGGCCGGCGAGCGGGCCTATGCCGAGATCGTTCCGCTCGCCCGCCGCTTCGAGTCGGATCTGCTCACGATGCTGGCTCCAGCCGAACGGGAGGCATTGTCCGTAGGCCTGGCGGCAATCGAGCGCCGCTTCGGCGGTCGGTAG
- a CDS encoding lipocalin family protein: MKRTILQAAALVALTTTAFAQETGSTGAGEAIEPEAYAGLWYEIARTPAPFQDQCDGGVTASYVIEEDGAIGVVNRCDLPDGTVNSVEGTAETVGDGFRRLKVDFPQSPEEEGANYVIEAVGPKEGDQYAWAVVRGPGEGFGWILARSPDVSEEVRAEAEAAMQAAGLDPARLSNTAQPPQNYEAEGH; the protein is encoded by the coding sequence ATGAAACGCACGATTCTCCAAGCGGCAGCCCTGGTCGCCCTGACGACAACCGCCTTCGCGCAGGAGACCGGCTCGACCGGTGCCGGCGAGGCCATCGAGCCGGAAGCCTATGCCGGCCTCTGGTACGAGATCGCCCGCACGCCCGCTCCCTTCCAGGACCAGTGCGACGGCGGCGTCACCGCCTCCTATGTGATCGAGGAGGACGGAGCGATCGGTGTCGTCAACCGGTGCGACCTCCCGGATGGCACGGTCAACAGTGTCGAGGGCACAGCCGAAACCGTCGGCGACGGCTTCCGCCGGCTGAAGGTCGACTTCCCGCAATCGCCCGAAGAGGAAGGCGCCAACTACGTCATCGAGGCGGTCGGCCCCAAGGAGGGGGACCAGTACGCCTGGGCGGTGGTGCGAGGCCCGGGCGAAGGCTTCGGCTGGATCCTCGCCCGGTCGCCGGACGTGTCTGAAGAGGTTCGCGCCGAGGCGGAAGCGGCCATGCAGGCGGCTGGCCTCGATCCCGCACGCCTGAGCAACACCGCGCAGCCGCCGCAGAACTACGAGGCGGAAGGCCACTGA
- a CDS encoding type II toxin-antitoxin system Phd/YefM family antitoxin yields MREVRTSELQPQLVDLLDDVERGETIVITRDGRPVARLVPEAKPGSARSAAADVAVEDLKAWRRSLPASDITLADILSAREEGRR; encoded by the coding sequence ATGCGCGAAGTCCGCACCTCCGAACTGCAGCCGCAACTGGTCGATCTGCTCGACGACGTCGAGCGCGGCGAGACGATTGTGATTACCCGTGACGGACGGCCGGTGGCAAGGCTGGTGCCGGAGGCGAAGCCCGGCTCTGCCCGGTCGGCTGCGGCCGACGTCGCGGTCGAGGATTTGAAGGCGTGGCGCAGGTCGCTTCCCGCGTCGGACATCACGCTCGCCGACATCCTCTCCGCCCGGGAAGAAGGCCGCAGATAA
- a CDS encoding type II toxin-antitoxin system VapC family toxin, with the protein MAIVVDSSVAACWALPDEVSDYANRVLDGGVRLGMVVPDLFWHELRNVLVVNERRGRLAAAQTALALQKIAALPHLVDAADNGSGIVLLARRHALTAYDAAYLELATRRRLPLATLDTRLAAAAAAEGCAFTA; encoded by the coding sequence GTGGCGATCGTCGTCGACAGTTCCGTCGCCGCCTGCTGGGCCTTGCCCGACGAGGTCTCGGACTATGCCAACCGTGTGCTCGACGGCGGCGTTCGCCTCGGAATGGTCGTGCCCGACCTGTTCTGGCACGAGCTTCGCAACGTGCTGGTGGTCAACGAGAGACGCGGCCGCCTGGCGGCCGCGCAGACGGCCCTGGCGCTGCAGAAGATCGCCGCCCTCCCGCATCTGGTCGACGCCGCGGACAATGGAAGCGGGATTGTGCTGCTTGCACGCCGGCACGCCCTCACGGCCTACGACGCCGCCTACCTCGAACTCGCCACGCGTCGGCGGCTTCCCCTCGCCACCCTCGACACGCGCCTTGCCGCGGCGGCCGCGGCCGAAGGCTGCGCCTTCACCGCTTGA
- the tdh gene encoding L-threonine 3-dehydrogenase yields the protein MSNMMRALVKAKDEPGIWMEAVPIPEIGPNDVLIRVRKTAICGTDVHIYKWDDWARRTVPVPLVTGHEFVGTVADFGSAVTGYHVGQRVSGEGHIVCGQCRNCRAGRGHLCRNTLGVGVQRPGAFAEYLCLPQHNVVPIPDDIPDEIAAIFDPLGNAVHTALSFDLVGEDVLVTGAGPIGIMGALVAQAVGARKVVITDINPTRLDLARRLGIRHVVDASKEKLSDVMRQEGMREGFDVGLEMSGSAVAFRDMIDAMNNGGRIAILGIAPTGFEIDWNKVIFKMLTLKGIYGREMFETWYKMIALVQGPLDVSGLITHRLAVGDYIEGFEAMKSGNSGKVVLDW from the coding sequence ATGTCCAATATGATGCGCGCCCTCGTGAAGGCGAAGGATGAGCCCGGTATCTGGATGGAGGCCGTTCCGATCCCAGAGATCGGCCCCAACGACGTGCTGATCAGGGTGAGGAAGACGGCGATCTGCGGCACCGACGTCCACATCTACAAGTGGGACGACTGGGCGCGCAGGACCGTGCCGGTGCCGCTGGTGACGGGACACGAGTTCGTCGGTACCGTCGCCGATTTCGGCTCGGCGGTGACCGGCTACCATGTCGGGCAGCGGGTCTCGGGCGAAGGTCACATCGTCTGCGGCCAGTGCCGCAACTGCCGGGCGGGCAGGGGGCATCTGTGCCGCAACACGCTGGGGGTCGGCGTGCAGCGGCCGGGCGCCTTCGCCGAATATCTCTGCCTGCCGCAGCACAACGTCGTGCCGATCCCCGACGACATCCCCGACGAGATCGCCGCGATCTTCGACCCGCTCGGCAACGCCGTGCACACGGCGCTGTCGTTCGATCTGGTGGGGGAGGACGTGCTGGTGACCGGCGCGGGGCCGATCGGCATCATGGGCGCGCTGGTGGCGCAGGCGGTGGGCGCGCGCAAGGTCGTCATCACCGACATCAACCCGACCCGGCTGGACCTCGCGCGCAGGCTCGGCATCCGCCACGTGGTCGACGCCTCGAAGGAGAAGCTCTCCGACGTGATGCGCCAGGAAGGCATGCGCGAGGGCTTCGACGTGGGGCTCGAAATGTCGGGCTCGGCGGTCGCCTTCCGCGACATGATCGACGCCATGAACAATGGCGGCAGGATCGCCATCCTCGGCATCGCGCCGACCGGCTTCGAGATCGACTGGAACAAGGTGATCTTCAAGATGCTGACGCTGAAGGGCATCTACGGCCGCGAGATGTTCGAGACCTGGTACAAGATGATCGCGCTGGTGCAGGGCCCGCTCGACGTCTCGGGCCTGATCACCCACCGGCTGGCCGTCGGCGACTACATCGAAGGCTTCGAGGCGATGAAGAGCGGCAACTCCGGCAAGGTGGTGCTGGACTGGTGA
- a CDS encoding type II toxin-antitoxin system RelE/ParE family toxin, which produces MRKYFIQPAASARLEEIYRYSLQQFGKTQADRYLDGAFARFDDIAERKVTWRRIPSEFGVDGFFTRYQSHFIFWKMRADGEVAIVAILHQRMDLARRLQEDASEP; this is translated from the coding sequence GTGAGGAAATATTTCATCCAGCCGGCAGCGTCGGCTCGGCTGGAAGAAATCTACCGCTACAGCCTTCAGCAGTTCGGTAAAACCCAGGCCGACAGATATCTGGATGGTGCGTTCGCGCGGTTCGACGACATCGCCGAAAGAAAGGTGACCTGGCGGCGCATTCCCTCGGAGTTCGGTGTCGACGGTTTCTTCACGCGGTACCAGAGCCATTTCATCTTCTGGAAAATGCGGGCCGATGGCGAGGTGGCGATCGTCGCGATTCTCCACCAGCGGATGGACCTTGCGCGCCGGTTGCAAGAGGATGCGTCGGAACCCTGA
- a CDS encoding ribbon-helix-helix domain-containing protein: protein MSDVMNLNVRISGSLRDFVTETISDGDYESVSEYVRDLIRRDKERAEHEAMEAMKVRLQDAFAVADSEYEYLSADDIRRRALAAR, encoded by the coding sequence ATGTCAGATGTGATGAACCTGAACGTTCGCATCAGCGGATCGCTGCGCGATTTCGTCACCGAGACGATCTCTGATGGCGACTACGAGAGCGTCAGCGAATATGTCCGAGACCTTATCCGTCGTGACAAGGAACGGGCCGAACACGAGGCGATGGAGGCCATGAAGGTCCGGTTGCAGGACGCGTTCGCCGTCGCAGACAGCGAATACGAGTACCTCTCCGCCGACGACATCCGTCGGCGCGCGTTGGCCGCTCGATAG